The genomic DNA CAAGGCGTCTGTCGCGGAGTTTACGGATCTTCGCTGGATAACGGTGCAGAATGCACCGCGCCACTATCCAATCTGAAGTCAAGGGCCGCTACGGCCCGCAATGACCGCCTGCCTGGCCCAGGGCAGGCGGGGAATAATGGGAGACACGGCGTGAATGCAATCGCCTCGACTATTCAGGAATCGGCTCCGCGCTACCGCACCGTCGCCGTCAGCACCGCCACAGCGATTTGCCACAAGGATGGAGACGTCTGGCGCATCACATCCGCCGAAGCACTGGCGGACTACCCCGGCCGGATGACCGATTGCCTCGCCGCCGGTGCCGAGCGGCATCCCGACCGGGTGCTTGTAGCTCAGCGCGGCGCGCAGGGCAACTGGATCGAGATCACGTATCGCGAGATGCTGGCCCGTGCCCGTGCGATCGGCCAGGCGCTGCTCGACCGTGGGCTTTGCGCGCAGCGCCCGCTAGCGATCCTGTCGGGCAATGACCTCGAGCACCTGCATTTATCGCTTGGCGCGATGTGGGCCGGCATTCCTTTCTCTTCGGTGTCGCCGCCTTACTCGCTGGTGTCGACCGACTACGGCAAGCTGCGCCATGTGTTCGAGGTGCTGACGCCCGGCCTCGTGTACGCAGCGGACGGCGCGATGTTCGCGCGGGCAATCGGCGCCGTGGTGCCAGCCGATATGGAGGTAGTGACGCGCGATGGAAGCTTGCCCGGGCGCACGGCCACGGCGTTTGACGCGTTGGTCCGGACGCAGCTAACCAATGTGGATGACGCACAAGCCGCCGTTGGGCCCGAGACGCTGGTGAAGTTCCTGTTCACGTCGGGCTCGACGCGCCAGCCCAAGGCCGTCCCGACCACGCATCGGATGCTCTGCAGCAACCAGCAGATGCTGCGGCAAGCCATTCCCGACTTCACGATCGAGCCGCCGGTACTGGTCGACTGGCTCCCCTGGAACCATACGTTTGGCAGCAGCCATAACTTCGGCATCGTGCTGTACAACGGTGGCACCCTTTACATCGATGACGGCAAACCGGCGCCGGGCAAGTTCGAGGAAACGCTGCGCAACTTGCGCGAGATCTCCCCGACCGCTTACTTCAATGTGCCAAAGGGGTGGGAAGAGCTCGGCCTCGCGCTGGAGCGCGATGCGGCGTTGCGGGAGAGGTTCTTCTCGCGCGTCCGGATCTACTTCTTCGGCGGCGCCGGGCTTTCGCAACAGGCCTGGGACCGGCTGGAGCGCGTGACGCAAGCGCATTGCGCAGAGCGCATCCGCATCATGGCCGGGCTTGGCATGACCGAGACATCGCCATGCTGCCTGTTCACCACGGTCCCCATCATGCGCGCAGGCTATGTCGGCACGCCGGCGCCGGGATGCGAAGTCAAGCTGGTGCCCGTCAACGGCAAGCTCGAAGCCCGCTTTCGTGGTCCCCACGTCATGAAGGGCTACTGGCGGATGGCGGAAACACCGGCACAGCCGGTCTTCGACGAGGAAGGCTTCTATTGCAGCGGCGACGCGCTGAAGTTTGTCGATGCGGAGCAGCCGGAACTCGGATTCATGTTCGACGGCCGTATCGCGGAAGACTTCAAGCTCAGCTCAGGCACGTTCGTCAGCGTCGGGCCGCTGCGCGCGCGCGTGCTTGCCGCGGGAGCGCCGTACGTCCAGGACGTGGCCATCGCCGGCATGGATCGCGACGACATCGGCTTGCTGGTCTTTCCGCGCATGGAGGATTGCCGCCGCCTTTCCGGGCTGGCGCCGTCGGCCAGTCATCGCGAGGTACTCGCGGCGCCAGCGGTCAGGTCTGCCTTCAGCCAGATGTTGACGATCCTTAACGAGAGCGCGACAGGTAGCGCATCACGCGTTGCCCGCCTGCTCCTGCTCGACGAGCCGCCCTCGCTGGATCGCGGCGAAATGACAGACAAGGGCACGCTAAATCAGCGGGCAGTGCTAACCCACCGCGCCGCACTTGTCGACGCCCTCTACGGCACCGTTTCTGAAGACGTGATCACGATATAGACGAAGCGACGCCCCTTTCGCTTCGTCGCTTCCTAGCCTTAAGCAGCAGAGAACTGCAGGCCTTTCCAAAAACTGGAGACATTCCATGAAGCCAATGTTTGCCGGTGGCGCCGTGCTGGCCACCGCGGTAGCGCTC from Cupriavidus sp. D39 includes the following:
- a CDS encoding feruloyl-CoA synthase, translating into MNAIASTIQESAPRYRTVAVSTATAICHKDGDVWRITSAEALADYPGRMTDCLAAGAERHPDRVLVAQRGAQGNWIEITYREMLARARAIGQALLDRGLCAQRPLAILSGNDLEHLHLSLGAMWAGIPFSSVSPPYSLVSTDYGKLRHVFEVLTPGLVYAADGAMFARAIGAVVPADMEVVTRDGSLPGRTATAFDALVRTQLTNVDDAQAAVGPETLVKFLFTSGSTRQPKAVPTTHRMLCSNQQMLRQAIPDFTIEPPVLVDWLPWNHTFGSSHNFGIVLYNGGTLYIDDGKPAPGKFEETLRNLREISPTAYFNVPKGWEELGLALERDAALRERFFSRVRIYFFGGAGLSQQAWDRLERVTQAHCAERIRIMAGLGMTETSPCCLFTTVPIMRAGYVGTPAPGCEVKLVPVNGKLEARFRGPHVMKGYWRMAETPAQPVFDEEGFYCSGDALKFVDAEQPELGFMFDGRIAEDFKLSSGTFVSVGPLRARVLAAGAPYVQDVAIAGMDRDDIGLLVFPRMEDCRRLSGLAPSASHREVLAAPAVRSAFSQMLTILNESATGSASRVARLLLLDEPPSLDRGEMTDKGTLNQRAVLTHRAALVDALYGTVSEDVITI